Proteins from a genomic interval of Paraburkholderia sp. FT54:
- a CDS encoding IS110 family transposase: protein MDQLTTVGIDLAKDVFAICVLDVTGAVLQRRVLRREAFIRWAEQLSPCRVAMEACGSSHHWGRWFAARGHTARLIPAEFVKPFRPGGKNDAADAEAIAVAARQPTMRFVAIKSVEQQAILAWHSVRNGWQEERTALLNRTRGLLAEFGVVIARSADRFFSALPILIEDTRLPDPVRAMLLEVREQLAALNLRLARCDQQIAAHARSSDVARRASELLGVGPVTSSALAATVPDAKVFRNGRQFGAWLGLTPRQHSSGGRTRLGHISLRGNVYLRTLLVQGARSTLQSALRADPTHASRLQRWIRQLHERKGYHKTLIAIANKHARMLWAMLARDERYDADAWQRHPMHPPLPPATT, encoded by the coding sequence ATGGACCAGCTTACTACCGTCGGAATCGACCTGGCAAAGGATGTGTTCGCGATCTGCGTGCTCGACGTCACGGGCGCGGTGCTGCAGCGACGCGTGCTGCGACGCGAGGCGTTCATCCGATGGGCTGAACAGCTATCCCCGTGCCGCGTCGCGATGGAGGCCTGTGGTTCATCCCATCACTGGGGGCGCTGGTTCGCCGCGCGTGGTCACACGGCCCGGCTTATTCCAGCCGAGTTCGTCAAGCCGTTCAGGCCCGGTGGCAAGAATGATGCGGCCGATGCTGAGGCCATCGCCGTTGCGGCGCGGCAGCCGACGATGCGTTTTGTAGCGATCAAATCCGTCGAGCAGCAGGCGATCCTGGCCTGGCATAGCGTGCGTAATGGCTGGCAGGAGGAACGGACAGCATTGCTGAACCGCACGCGCGGGCTGCTGGCAGAATTCGGTGTGGTAATTGCTCGTTCTGCGGACCGTTTTTTCAGCGCGTTGCCGATCCTGATCGAAGACACCAGGCTGCCTGACCCGGTGCGTGCGATGCTGCTGGAGGTGCGCGAACAGCTGGCCGCGCTAAACCTGCGGCTCGCCCGCTGCGACCAGCAGATCGCCGCTCACGCCAGAAGCAGTGACGTTGCAAGACGCGCCAGCGAACTGCTCGGCGTCGGTCCGGTGACCTCAAGCGCGCTGGCCGCCACGGTGCCCGACGCGAAGGTCTTCAGAAATGGCAGACAGTTCGGTGCCTGGCTTGGCCTGACGCCTCGCCAGCACAGCTCGGGCGGCAGGACACGGCTCGGACATATCAGCCTGCGCGGCAATGTCTATCTGCGCACTCTGCTCGTTCAGGGTGCCCGAAGTACGTTGCAGTCGGCGCTGCGTGCCGATCCCACGCACGCAAGCCGCCTGCAACGATGGATCAGGCAACTCCATGAACGCAAGGGCTATCACAAAACGCTGATTGCGATTGCAAACAAGCATGCCCGAATGCTATGGGCGATGCTCGCCAGGGACGAACGCTACGATGCCGATGCCTGGCAACGCCACCCGATGCATCCGCCGTTACCGCCCGCTACCACCTGA
- a CDS encoding response regulator, with the protein MANPNAARLLIADDDPNILAAYVLFFADRGYDIRTARDGAGALAEYHAWRPAVVVLDIQMPAMDGRTVAREIRRQQSKPFPLLVAITALSSPSEQAESIKSGFDHHFVKPADLLVVLAAIAAPRTGPSGTDA; encoded by the coding sequence ATGGCCAACCCAAACGCCGCGCGCCTGCTCATAGCCGACGATGACCCGAACATATTGGCCGCCTACGTGTTGTTTTTCGCCGATCGCGGTTACGACATCCGGACCGCGAGAGACGGAGCGGGTGCGCTTGCGGAATACCATGCATGGCGCCCAGCCGTTGTGGTTCTCGATATTCAGATGCCCGCTATGGATGGGCGGACGGTGGCAAGGGAGATTCGACGCCAACAATCCAAACCGTTTCCCTTGCTGGTCGCGATTACCGCACTGTCATCGCCCTCTGAGCAGGCCGAGTCAATCAAGTCCGGCTTTGACCACCATTTTGTAAAGCCTGCTGACCTGCTTGTAGTTCTGGCGGCGATTGCCGCCCCCCGCACAGGCCCCAGCGGCACGGACGCATGA
- a CDS encoding TrbM/KikA/MpfK family conjugal transfer protein, which produces MKRMIAILICSAVATQTVALADDDNPSACGAVLCLAGLIADGSAGGDCNNYMTGYFSIVKFRHGHFDETGTSNARSDFTNQCQSAGPDTKKGVNDRYGNVQSGP; this is translated from the coding sequence ATGAAACGAATGATCGCAATATTGATCTGCAGCGCGGTCGCCACCCAGACGGTGGCGCTGGCCGACGACGACAACCCGTCCGCCTGCGGTGCCGTCCTGTGTCTCGCCGGCTTGATCGCCGATGGAAGTGCCGGCGGGGACTGCAATAATTATATGACGGGTTACTTTTCCATCGTGAAATTTCGCCACGGTCACTTCGATGAGACAGGCACGTCGAATGCCCGTAGCGATTTCACGAACCAGTGCCAGAGCGCTGGACCGGATACGAAGAAAGGTGTGAACGACCGGTACGGAAACGTTCAATCTGGTCCGTGA
- the stbB gene encoding StbB family protein, with protein sequence MKIAVINFSGNVGKSTIAHHLLAPRLEDAQVIPVESINSDDSEKGSAMRGKEFGELQDKLMTLRHAVVDIGASNVEDFVSLMRDYHGSHEDFDAFVVPTVPALKQQVDTISTLRALTGEIGVPANRIRIVFNTVNPKDDVSKTFSKIFDYYAGNRNFVLNRDAVMYENPIYEKIKAFDRSIIDIRNDPTDYVAMNAEAMESGEPEEHLAQIRQLVAIKRLATRVTTELDAVFKLVVH encoded by the coding sequence ATGAAGATCGCCGTAATCAATTTCTCCGGCAACGTTGGCAAGAGCACCATTGCACATCACCTTCTCGCGCCACGGCTGGAAGATGCTCAGGTGATTCCGGTCGAGTCGATCAACTCAGACGACAGCGAAAAAGGATCGGCGATGCGTGGGAAGGAGTTTGGAGAACTGCAGGACAAACTCATGACCTTGCGGCATGCCGTGGTCGATATCGGGGCATCGAACGTCGAAGACTTTGTCTCGCTGATGCGTGACTATCACGGTTCTCATGAAGACTTCGATGCCTTCGTGGTACCGACCGTTCCTGCGCTTAAACAACAGGTCGACACAATTTCGACATTGCGCGCACTCACCGGAGAAATCGGTGTGCCGGCAAACCGCATTCGCATCGTGTTTAACACGGTCAACCCGAAAGACGACGTGTCAAAGACTTTCTCAAAAATTTTTGACTACTACGCGGGAAACCGCAATTTTGTCTTGAATCGCGATGCAGTGATGTATGAGAACCCTATCTACGAAAAGATCAAGGCTTTCGATCGCTCCATCATCGATATTCGCAACGATCCGACCGACTATGTCGCGATGAACGCCGAAGCAATGGAGAGCGGGGAGCCCGAGGAACATCTTGCACAGATTCGCCAACTGGTTGCAATCAAACGTCTGGCCACGCGGGTCACCACCGAACTGGACGCAGTCTTCAAACTCGTGGTGCACTGA
- a CDS encoding LPD7 domain-containing protein gives MNEIEFPADRIDYRERDAANADDASTIRARVTPPANEPDAGAVPGTPETPVDDATGERLKKIRAADREKVEKLLKRDPSTNTASSTATDEAVKPAAGTGKPLGKKGEQPENTIRPKPVFEKTGYDVPKSVTNRYVAHEGKFLDRKSETVHFEDKGRSLSTASEDRDVIAHMVEVAKAKNWGELQLKGSEEFRRQAWIATELAGVPTRGFKPGAQDRAALTAAREAMRIGAGDKSNDTDKARTNEMEATDAAGQKQPAAPGSAKTATTGRENAAPGGNPTTATQQSAAAPATPVQGTPTPAGVTAGVLVAHGPAPFNHDEKQNDSYYATVRTEDGERTVWGLDLERAIGESGVQPGQRIELEKGGSKTVTAQQRQFDEKGTELAPKSVESRRNEWLVFSPDVPGLATREQREALASARREADERRQINEARERFLSGDWKYSKEQQKTLDEARERIKAQAAREVLRDEIKGLPEQQQEKLMGEFESAVAEARATNRPLDVPMPQVSEATIAAVREQIEREQRGQAHAAQQGTQPATPERGQDPQSQTAEHDGPTLEMEP, from the coding sequence ATGAACGAGATCGAATTTCCCGCCGACCGGATCGACTACCGCGAACGCGACGCGGCCAATGCCGACGATGCGTCGACCATCCGCGCGCGCGTCACGCCGCCGGCGAACGAGCCGGACGCGGGCGCCGTGCCCGGCACCCCGGAAACGCCGGTCGATGACGCAACCGGAGAGCGCCTGAAGAAGATCCGCGCGGCCGATCGGGAGAAGGTCGAGAAACTGCTCAAGCGCGACCCGTCGACGAACACAGCGTCCAGCACAGCGACCGACGAGGCGGTGAAGCCGGCCGCCGGCACCGGCAAACCGCTCGGGAAGAAGGGCGAGCAGCCGGAGAACACCATCCGCCCGAAGCCGGTTTTCGAGAAGACCGGCTATGACGTGCCGAAGTCGGTCACTAACCGGTACGTGGCGCATGAGGGCAAGTTTCTCGATCGCAAAAGCGAGACGGTGCACTTCGAGGACAAGGGCCGCTCGCTGTCGACGGCCAGCGAGGACCGCGACGTGATCGCGCACATGGTCGAAGTCGCGAAGGCAAAGAACTGGGGTGAGCTGCAGCTTAAGGGCAGCGAAGAGTTCCGTCGGCAGGCTTGGATCGCGACCGAACTCGCCGGTGTACCGACGCGTGGCTTCAAGCCTGGTGCGCAGGATCGGGCGGCACTGACCGCTGCGCGCGAGGCGATGCGCATCGGGGCCGGTGACAAATCCAATGACACGGACAAGGCGCGCACGAATGAAATGGAGGCAACAGATGCAGCGGGGCAAAAGCAACCCGCAGCGCCGGGGTCGGCGAAAACGGCCACAACAGGGCGTGAAAACGCCGCGCCCGGAGGCAACCCGACGACCGCCACGCAACAGTCTGCAGCTGCGCCGGCGACTCCCGTTCAGGGCACGCCAACGCCGGCCGGTGTCACGGCGGGGGTGCTGGTGGCGCACGGTCCCGCCCCGTTCAACCACGATGAAAAGCAGAACGACAGCTACTACGCGACCGTGCGGACAGAGGACGGCGAGCGCACCGTCTGGGGGCTGGACCTCGAGCGCGCGATCGGCGAGAGCGGTGTGCAGCCCGGTCAGCGGATCGAGCTGGAAAAGGGCGGCAGCAAGACGGTAACGGCGCAGCAGCGCCAGTTCGACGAGAAGGGTACCGAGCTCGCTCCAAAGTCAGTCGAGAGCCGGCGCAACGAGTGGCTGGTGTTCTCTCCCGATGTGCCGGGTCTGGCCACGCGCGAGCAGCGAGAAGCGTTGGCCAGCGCGCGGCGCGAAGCTGATGAGCGCCGACAGATCAATGAGGCGCGTGAGCGGTTCCTGAGCGGAGACTGGAAATACTCAAAGGAACAGCAGAAGACACTCGATGAAGCACGCGAGCGCATCAAGGCGCAGGCCGCGCGCGAGGTGCTGCGTGACGAGATCAAGGGTCTGCCGGAGCAGCAGCAGGAGAAGCTGATGGGGGAGTTCGAAAGCGCCGTGGCTGAGGCGCGCGCAACTAACCGGCCACTGGACGTGCCCATGCCTCAGGTAAGCGAAGCAACGATCGCGGCCGTGCGCGAGCAGATCGAGCGGGAGCAGCGAGGCCAGGCTCACGCAGCACAGCAGGGCACCCAACCGGCGACGCCGGAGCGCGGACAGGACCCGCAGTCGCAGACCGCCGAACACGACGGGCCGACGCTCGAAATGGAACCATAA
- a CDS encoding type IV secretory system conjugative DNA transfer family protein, which translates to MTTSQHLYPPFIVGKYKGEYLKYYGQDFLMTAAGTRSGKGTSLVIPNLLTYPDSVVVEDIKEENYHYTSGYRRACGHETYLWAPFSEEGRSHAYNPLEYIQRRAPYTRVGDVMTIGEHLYPSNVDARLKYWNDNARNLFIGIVLYLLETPSLPCTFGEVLRQASGKGRAIREHISSIVSTRADAAHATDGLPALTFECLDALNRFLSQSKEAFANIVSTMTAPLNVFSNPVVDAATSRSDFDLADVRKKRMSIYVGIKPGDLKAGALLVNLFFSQLIDLNTRELPAENPALKYQCALVLDEFAAPGKIDIIDTANPFIAGYNLRLMLIFQGMSQIEDPKLYGKHGAETLAINCKMRSLYAPRTVKESEEYSKMLGTFTYMARSRNRSRGRSSSTSTNESEHGRALMMPQELRALKHNKQIITMEGCEPILCEKAFFYEDAELVDRLVRQSPYLQGVMAKLEKTNRRRAWFGFGPKFPNEVQMKHAAFVARELCAPVPKIDVEQWWQAQNAARRAQQAAAVADAARQSAGHVRDVREHEIGVLAPVHLANRNSIRASLFQLMPYLQEVLPDAAAAVSAQNAVPQSQPQPQGVTV; encoded by the coding sequence ATGACGACCTCACAACATCTGTATCCGCCGTTCATTGTCGGCAAGTACAAGGGCGAATACCTGAAGTATTACGGCCAGGACTTCCTGATGACAGCTGCCGGCACCCGCTCCGGCAAGGGCACATCGCTCGTAATCCCGAATCTTCTCACCTATCCCGATTCCGTCGTGGTCGAGGACATCAAGGAAGAGAACTACCACTATACGTCCGGCTATCGGCGGGCATGCGGTCACGAAACCTATCTGTGGGCGCCGTTCTCGGAAGAAGGCCGCTCGCACGCGTACAACCCGCTCGAATACATCCAGCGCCGTGCGCCATACACGCGCGTGGGCGACGTGATGACGATCGGCGAACACCTGTATCCGTCCAACGTCGACGCACGTCTGAAGTACTGGAACGACAATGCCCGCAACCTGTTCATCGGTATCGTGCTGTATCTGCTGGAAACGCCCTCGCTGCCGTGCACGTTCGGCGAGGTGCTGCGACAGGCCTCCGGCAAGGGCAGGGCGATCCGTGAACACATCTCGTCGATCGTCAGCACGCGCGCCGATGCAGCTCACGCGACTGACGGGCTGCCGGCGCTCACGTTCGAATGTCTCGACGCGCTGAACCGCTTTCTGTCGCAGTCGAAGGAAGCCTTCGCGAACATCGTATCGACGATGACCGCGCCGCTGAACGTCTTCAGCAATCCGGTTGTCGACGCGGCAACCAGCCGCTCGGACTTCGATCTGGCGGATGTGCGCAAAAAGCGCATGTCGATCTACGTGGGCATCAAGCCGGGCGACCTGAAGGCCGGCGCGCTGCTGGTCAATCTTTTTTTCTCGCAGCTGATCGACCTGAACACGCGCGAGCTCCCTGCCGAGAATCCTGCACTTAAATACCAGTGTGCGCTCGTGCTGGACGAGTTTGCAGCGCCCGGCAAGATTGACATCATCGATACGGCCAACCCGTTCATTGCTGGCTACAACCTCCGGCTGATGCTGATCTTTCAGGGCATGTCCCAGATCGAGGATCCGAAGCTGTACGGCAAGCACGGCGCCGAAACGCTCGCCATCAACTGCAAGATGCGCAGCCTGTATGCGCCGCGTACGGTCAAGGAATCGGAAGAGTACTCGAAGATGCTGGGGACCTTCACGTACATGGCTCGCTCGCGCAACCGCAGTCGCGGGCGGAGTTCGTCGACGAGCACCAATGAGTCGGAGCACGGCAGGGCACTGATGATGCCGCAGGAGCTGCGGGCGCTAAAGCACAACAAACAGATCATCACGATGGAGGGGTGCGAGCCGATCCTGTGCGAGAAGGCGTTTTTCTATGAAGACGCCGAACTCGTCGACCGGCTCGTGAGGCAAAGCCCCTACCTGCAGGGGGTGATGGCGAAGCTGGAGAAGACCAACCGCCGTCGCGCCTGGTTCGGTTTCGGTCCGAAGTTTCCCAATGAAGTACAGATGAAACACGCCGCGTTCGTCGCGCGCGAGCTGTGCGCACCCGTGCCAAAGATCGACGTCGAGCAGTGGTGGCAGGCACAGAACGCGGCCCGACGTGCGCAGCAGGCAGCGGCGGTCGCAGACGCCGCCAGACAGTCGGCCGGTCACGTGCGTGACGTCCGGGAGCACGAAATCGGAGTGCTCGCGCCTGTCCACCTGGCCAACCGTAACAGCATCCGCGCATCGCTGTTCCAGTTGATGCCTTATCTGCAAGAAGTCCTGCCGGACGCGGCGGCCGCCGTGTCGGCGCAAAACGCAGTACCTCAATCACAGCCTCAACCGCAAGGAGTGACCGTATGA
- a CDS encoding DUF3717 domain-containing protein: MNFAISDIEAAIEGWRMRSPSDEAFAASTEVRALARLYGAVIVHGCKGITDAGLDDAQRDALRILSADPLREFPQ, encoded by the coding sequence ATGAACTTCGCGATCAGCGATATCGAGGCGGCGATCGAGGGATGGCGCATGCGTTCGCCGTCGGACGAAGCATTTGCTGCCAGCACAGAGGTCCGCGCGCTGGCGCGGCTCTACGGCGCCGTGATCGTGCACGGCTGTAAGGGTATCACCGACGCGGGGCTGGACGACGCGCAGCGCGACGCCTTGCGGATCCTGTCCGCCGATCCACTCAGAGAGTTCCCGCAATGA
- the virB11 gene encoding P-type DNA transfer ATPase VirB11, translating to MSAVVIDVIEKGTIARSFLKQMGISNFFDGSLTEVAINRPGEIWTKGGAGWRRHDAPACSLDACFKLANALTVMKGGKFSTKEPIHPVVLPDGQRGHVLMQPACEQDTISITIRIPSNVRFTADEYETNGWFEGYRDVSPRRDMPPGLDLQPFELGMLEAQGQRNVRRMLDLAVTNRLNIALAGGTDSGKTTLNKALSDIVPSDERIGTIEDTPELSLPNHPNRVHMFFSDTLPAKELVRSTLRMTFDRVFLAELRGDETWDYLTLLNTGKPGGITTVHCNDARSAHSRIATLVKQSAVGQTLDWQFIMDQVRVTVDFVLFMRNRRLAEIWYDPIGKAQLLGCVS from the coding sequence ATGAGTGCAGTCGTAATCGATGTGATCGAGAAGGGCACGATCGCCCGCAGCTTCCTCAAGCAGATGGGCATCTCGAACTTCTTCGACGGTAGCCTCACCGAGGTCGCGATCAACCGTCCCGGTGAGATCTGGACAAAGGGCGGTGCCGGATGGCGACGACACGACGCGCCTGCCTGCTCGCTCGACGCGTGCTTCAAGCTCGCGAACGCCCTGACGGTGATGAAGGGCGGCAAGTTCTCGACGAAGGAGCCCATTCACCCGGTGGTGCTGCCCGATGGGCAACGCGGGCACGTTCTGATGCAGCCGGCCTGCGAGCAGGACACTATCTCGATCACCATCCGTATCCCGTCGAATGTGCGCTTTACAGCTGATGAGTATGAGACCAACGGATGGTTTGAGGGATATCGCGACGTCTCGCCGCGCCGCGACATGCCACCGGGGCTCGACCTGCAGCCGTTCGAGCTCGGGATGCTTGAGGCGCAGGGTCAGCGCAACGTCAGGCGCATGCTCGATCTGGCGGTGACCAACCGGTTGAACATTGCGCTCGCCGGCGGCACTGACTCAGGCAAGACGACACTGAACAAGGCGCTCTCCGACATCGTGCCGTCCGATGAGCGGATTGGCACGATCGAGGACACGCCGGAGCTATCGCTGCCGAATCACCCGAACCGCGTGCATATGTTCTTCAGCGACACGCTGCCGGCGAAGGAACTGGTGCGCTCCACCCTGCGCATGACGTTCGATCGTGTTTTTCTCGCCGAACTGCGAGGTGACGAAACATGGGACTACCTGACGCTGCTGAACACGGGCAAACCCGGCGGCATCACGACGGTGCATTGCAACGATGCACGTTCGGCCCATTCGCGCATCGCGACGCTAGTCAAGCAGAGCGCGGTCGGCCAGACGCTCGACTGGCAATTCATTATGGATCAGGTGCGGGTCACGGTGGATTTCGTCCTGTTCATGCGCAACAGGCGACTGGCCGAGATCTGGTACGACCCGATCGGCAAGGCGCAGCTGCTGGGTTGTGTCTCATGA
- a CDS encoding TrbI/VirB10 family protein has translation MLVALAVIALGASGVTIYLQRLFQQHQDAKQAALTKPKDSSASDAGADLETQKERIKRAEDQARAASEAATAAAGNSHLATPAGAASQTNGQAVAVSNQPRPLTPAERRLQGSVLVASGNNDSGQSKDGSVASNEATGDSDSGSTGAVGHDASGLAGLAKSMGMSALRGGSAGGAPSSTSKADAGDGKGSAIDQSLQPSKLQPMQASFRPNRHYLLSRNTMIRCGQSTAIRTDRPGLIGCPIAQDVWSDDGTTLLVRKGAMAKGEQRDAVIQGQGVIGAIWDEIDDGDVHIPLNSPAADPLGAAGIPAYVDEHFWLRFKGALMVSLIGDFGQALANKATGSGQQITFSNSSNATQDVAAETLRNTINIPPTAYSNQGSVINIFVARDIDLTGVYENVDSQGNPVGQNGQQ, from the coding sequence GTGCTGGTCGCGCTCGCCGTTATTGCGCTGGGTGCATCGGGCGTCACGATCTATCTGCAGCGCCTGTTCCAGCAGCATCAGGACGCGAAACAGGCGGCGCTGACAAAACCGAAAGACAGCAGCGCGAGTGACGCCGGTGCGGATCTGGAGACGCAGAAGGAACGTATCAAACGCGCGGAAGATCAGGCCCGTGCAGCGTCGGAGGCCGCGACCGCCGCTGCCGGGAATTCCCACCTCGCGACGCCGGCCGGCGCGGCATCGCAGACGAACGGACAGGCGGTGGCCGTGAGCAACCAGCCGCGGCCGCTCACGCCGGCCGAGCGCCGCCTGCAGGGCAGCGTGCTCGTCGCGAGCGGCAACAACGATTCCGGCCAGAGCAAAGATGGTTCCGTGGCATCAAATGAAGCCACTGGCGACAGCGACAGTGGTAGCACTGGAGCCGTCGGCCACGATGCCAGTGGTCTGGCAGGTCTGGCGAAGTCGATGGGCATGTCAGCGCTGCGCGGCGGCAGTGCAGGCGGTGCGCCCAGCTCAACCAGCAAGGCGGACGCGGGCGACGGCAAGGGCTCCGCGATCGACCAGTCCTTGCAACCGTCAAAGCTGCAGCCGATGCAGGCATCGTTCCGGCCGAACCGACACTACCTGCTCAGTCGCAACACGATGATCCGCTGTGGCCAGTCGACGGCGATCCGTACCGATCGGCCGGGCCTGATCGGGTGCCCGATCGCGCAGGACGTGTGGTCCGACGATGGCACGACGCTGCTCGTTCGGAAGGGTGCAATGGCGAAGGGCGAGCAGCGCGATGCGGTGATCCAGGGGCAGGGCGTGATCGGCGCGATCTGGGACGAGATCGACGACGGCGACGTACACATTCCACTGAACTCGCCAGCTGCCGATCCGTTGGGTGCCGCCGGCATTCCGGCCTACGTTGACGAGCACTTCTGGCTGCGGTTCAAGGGCGCACTGATGGTGAGCCTGATCGGCGATTTCGGCCAGGCGCTGGCGAACAAGGCAACCGGGTCTGGCCAGCAAATCACGTTCTCCAACAGTTCGAACGCCACGCAGGATGTGGCTGCGGAGACGCTGCGTAACACCATCAACATCCCGCCGACAGCTTATTCGAACCAGGGCTCGGTAATCAATATCTTTGTGGCGCGCGACATTGACCTGACCGGCGTGTACGAGAACGTCGACTCGCAGGGCAACCCTGTTGGCCAGAACGGGCAGCAATGA